A stretch of Schistocerca nitens isolate TAMUIC-IGC-003100 chromosome 6, iqSchNite1.1, whole genome shotgun sequence DNA encodes these proteins:
- the LOC126262830 gene encoding allergen Tha p 1-like, with product MKLCGLLLLSIVCTAAAAPGETYPSPYEDADADAILQDDAKVESILKCLLSDTDDVCSKEDKQGKDMLPEALATQCAKCTEKQKQGMAKFFAHVSKKFPDMFKQLVAKYDPTGEHLPKFAGGRSLTA from the exons ATGAAGCTGTGTGGTCTGTTGCTGCTGTCCATCGTCTGCACTGCGGCCGCCGCCCCAGGG GAGACGTACCCGTCGCCGTACGAGGACGCTGATGCCGACGCCATATTGCAGGATGACGCCAAGGTGGAGTCCATCCTCAAGTGCCTTCTCAGCGATACGGACGACGTCTGTAGTAAGGAGGACAAGCAGGGCAAAG ACATGCTGCCTGAGGCGCTAGCCACACAGTGCGCTAAGTGCACCGAGAAGCAGAAACAAGGCATGGCCAAGTTCTTCGCCCACGTGTCGAAGAAGTTCCCCGACATGTTCAAGCAACTGGTCGCCAAGTACGACCCCACGGGCGAGCATCTGCCCAAGTTCGCGGGTGGTCGCAGCCTCACAGCCTAG